In the genome of Streptomyces racemochromogenes, one region contains:
- a CDS encoding glycosyltransferase family 2 protein produces the protein MTKLSVVVPCYNEEAVIDRFDAEIRKVLDALPVEYEVCYVDDGSRDGTLGKLRKIAADHGDRTRYVSFSRNFGKEAGMLAGLREATGDAVVIMDADLQHPPELIATMLEHYRQGHDQIIARRTREGDKKVRSALSRLYYRGVNRWVDVELTDGVGDFRMLSRPAVDALLALPEYNRFSKGLFSWIGFDTVHFDYQNAQREAGETKWKFGSLLNYGMDGLISFNNKPLRLGIWLGVSLVALTGLYALWITVMAITNGIDSPGYVTIVAMIAGIGGMQMIMLGLIGEYIGRIYYETKRRPHFLVKEAHGADPERMPGISEAVIAERSR, from the coding sequence ATGACCAAGCTGTCGGTAGTTGTCCCCTGTTACAACGAAGAAGCCGTCATCGACCGGTTCGACGCCGAGATCCGCAAGGTGCTGGACGCCCTGCCCGTCGAGTACGAGGTCTGCTACGTCGACGACGGCAGCCGCGACGGCACCCTCGGAAAGCTCCGCAAGATCGCCGCGGACCACGGTGACCGCACCCGCTACGTCTCCTTCAGCCGCAACTTCGGCAAGGAAGCGGGCATGCTCGCCGGGCTCCGCGAGGCCACCGGCGACGCCGTGGTCATCATGGACGCCGACCTCCAGCACCCGCCGGAGCTGATCGCGACCATGCTGGAGCACTACCGGCAGGGCCACGACCAGATCATCGCCCGGCGCACCCGCGAGGGCGACAAGAAGGTCCGCTCCGCGCTCAGCCGCCTCTACTACCGCGGGGTCAACCGCTGGGTCGACGTCGAGCTCACCGACGGGGTCGGCGACTTCCGCATGCTCTCGCGGCCCGCCGTCGACGCCCTGCTCGCGCTCCCCGAGTACAACCGCTTCTCCAAGGGCCTGTTCTCCTGGATCGGCTTCGACACCGTCCACTTCGACTACCAGAACGCCCAGCGCGAGGCGGGCGAGACCAAGTGGAAGTTCGGGTCCCTGCTGAACTACGGCATGGACGGGCTGATCTCCTTCAACAACAAGCCGCTGCGCCTCGGCATCTGGCTCGGCGTGTCGCTGGTCGCGCTGACCGGACTGTACGCGCTGTGGATCACCGTGATGGCGATCACCAACGGCATCGACTCGCCCGGTTACGTCACGATCGTCGCGATGATCGCCGGTATCGGCGGCATGCAGATGATCATGCTGGGCCTGATCGGCGAGTACATCGGCCGCATCTACTACGAGACCAAGCGCCGCCCGCACTTCCTGGTCAAGGAGGCCCACGGCGCTGACCCCGAGCGCATGCCCGGCATCTCGGAAGCCGTGATCGCGGAGCGCAGCCGCTGA
- the proB gene encoding glutamate 5-kinase, whose amino-acid sequence MSTARQGVVDARRIVVKVGSSSLTTAAGGLDADRVDALVDVLAKARSGGEKEIVLVSSGAIAAGLSPLGLARRPKDLARQQAAASVGQGLLVARYTASFARYGIRVGQVLLTTDDTSRRAHYRNAYRTLDQLLAMGALPVVNENDTVATDEIRFGDNDRLAALVAHLVRADLLVLLSDVDGLYDGDPSLPGTTRIEEVRGPEDIAHVSIGSAGKAGVGTGGMVTKVEAARIAAAAGIPVVLTSASHAADALAGRETGTHFHATGRRSADRLLWLQHASTPQGHLVLDDGAVRAVTERGSSLLAAGIAAVEGDFSAGDPVELRAADGRAVARGLVNFDAKELPQLLGRSTRELARELGPAYEREVVHRDDLVLLQG is encoded by the coding sequence GTGTCAACGGCTAGGCAAGGTGTCGTGGACGCCCGCAGGATCGTGGTCAAGGTCGGCTCCTCCTCCCTGACCACCGCGGCCGGCGGGCTCGACGCCGACCGGGTGGACGCCCTGGTCGACGTACTCGCCAAGGCGCGCAGCGGCGGCGAGAAGGAGATCGTCCTGGTCTCCTCCGGAGCCATCGCCGCCGGCCTCTCCCCGCTCGGCCTCGCCCGCCGCCCCAAGGACCTCGCCCGGCAGCAGGCCGCCGCCAGCGTCGGCCAGGGCCTCCTCGTCGCCCGCTACACCGCCTCCTTCGCCCGCTACGGCATCCGCGTCGGCCAGGTCCTGCTGACCACCGACGACACCAGCCGGCGCGCCCACTACCGCAACGCCTACCGGACCCTGGACCAGCTCCTGGCCATGGGCGCCCTGCCGGTCGTCAACGAGAACGACACCGTCGCCACCGACGAGATCCGCTTCGGCGACAACGACCGGCTGGCGGCCCTCGTGGCCCACCTCGTCCGCGCCGACCTCCTCGTCCTCCTCTCCGACGTCGACGGGCTGTACGACGGCGACCCGTCCCTGCCCGGCACCACCCGCATCGAAGAGGTGCGCGGCCCCGAGGACATCGCCCACGTCTCCATCGGCAGCGCCGGCAAGGCGGGCGTCGGCACCGGCGGCATGGTCACCAAGGTCGAGGCCGCGCGGATCGCCGCCGCCGCCGGGATCCCGGTGGTCCTGACCTCCGCCAGCCACGCCGCCGACGCCCTCGCCGGCCGCGAGACCGGTACCCACTTCCACGCCACCGGCCGCCGCTCCGCCGACCGGCTGCTCTGGCTCCAGCACGCCTCCACCCCCCAGGGGCACCTGGTCCTCGACGACGGCGCCGTGCGCGCCGTCACCGAACGCGGCAGCTCACTGCTCGCCGCCGGCATCGCCGCCGTCGAAGGCGACTTCAGCGCGGGCGACCCCGTCGAACTGCGCGCCGCCGACGGCCGCGCCGTGGCCCGGGGCCTGGTCAACTTCGACGCCAAGGAACTCCCGCAGCTCCTCGGCCGCTCCACCCGTGAGCTTGCGCGGGAGCTCGGACCCGCGTACGAGCGGGAGGTCGTCCACCGCGACGATCTGGTGCTGCTGCAGGGCTGA
- a CDS encoding GtrA family protein: MGDHSRRDQLGQILRFALVGGVNTGTFFGIYLLLHPWMPYFAAYTLAFVLSMIGSFFMNTYFTYRTRPTWKKFLLFPLTNVTNYVIQSAGLYALVTWAAMDTRIAPLVAAVVAIPFTFLLSRKILIPGTGAAAAAPASGTASGTTEGPARGRSSSTV, from the coding sequence ATGGGCGACCACAGCCGGCGCGACCAGCTCGGCCAGATCCTGAGGTTCGCCCTGGTGGGCGGCGTGAACACCGGCACCTTCTTCGGCATCTACCTGCTGCTGCACCCGTGGATGCCCTACTTCGCCGCCTACACGCTCGCCTTCGTGCTGTCGATGATCGGGTCGTTCTTCATGAACACCTACTTCACCTACCGCACCCGCCCCACCTGGAAGAAGTTCCTCCTCTTCCCGCTGACGAACGTCACCAACTACGTCATCCAGTCCGCCGGGCTCTACGCCCTGGTCACCTGGGCGGCGATGGACACCCGCATCGCGCCGCTGGTCGCCGCCGTCGTCGCCATCCCCTTCACCTTCCTGCTCTCGCGCAAGATCCTCATCCCCGGCACCGGAGCCGCCGCCGCGGCCCCCGCCTCGGGCACCGCCTCGGGCACCACCGAGGGCCCGGCGCGGGGCCGGTCCTCGTCCACGGTCTGA
- a CDS encoding glutamate-5-semialdehyde dehydrogenase: MTSLDDATAASPVTATAHAARTAAAAIAPLPRSAKDTALLAIADALEARTAEIVAANAVDTDKARAAGTSETVIDRLTLTPERVRAIASDVRDVAALPDPVGEVVRGSTLPNGIDLRQIRVPLGVVGIIYEARPNVTVDAAALCLKSGNAVLLRGSSSAYASNTALVTILRDAIESAGLPADAIQLVPGESRDSVRELMRARGLVDVLIPRGGASLIKTVVEESIVPVIETGTGNCHVYVDAQADLDMAVDILVNSKAQRPSVCNAAETLLVHRDIAAAFLPRALDALAEAGVTVHGDGQVLAAAEGGKVTAVPATDEDWAAEYLSYDIAAAVVDSLDDAVAHIRRWTSGHTEAIVTTSQAAARRFTQLVDSTTVAVNASTRFTDGGQFGFGAEIGISTQKLHARGPMGLPELTSTKYIVTGDGHVR; encoded by the coding sequence ATGACCTCGCTCGACGACGCCACCGCCGCCTCCCCCGTCACCGCCACCGCGCACGCGGCCCGCACCGCCGCCGCCGCCATCGCGCCACTCCCGCGGTCCGCCAAGGACACGGCCCTGCTGGCCATCGCGGACGCGCTGGAGGCCCGTACGGCCGAGATCGTCGCCGCCAACGCCGTCGACACCGACAAGGCCCGCGCCGCCGGCACCAGCGAGACCGTCATCGACCGCCTCACCCTCACCCCCGAGCGCGTCCGCGCCATCGCCTCCGACGTGCGCGACGTCGCCGCCCTGCCCGACCCCGTCGGCGAGGTGGTCCGCGGCTCCACCCTCCCCAACGGCATCGACCTCCGCCAGATCCGCGTCCCCCTCGGCGTCGTCGGCATCATCTACGAGGCCCGCCCCAACGTCACCGTCGACGCCGCCGCGCTCTGCCTGAAGTCCGGCAACGCCGTCCTGCTGCGCGGCAGCTCCTCCGCCTACGCCTCCAACACCGCCCTCGTCACCATCCTGCGCGACGCCATCGAGAGCGCCGGCCTGCCCGCCGACGCCATCCAGCTCGTCCCCGGCGAGTCCCGCGACTCCGTCCGCGAGCTGATGCGCGCCCGCGGCCTCGTCGACGTGCTCATCCCGCGCGGCGGTGCCTCGCTCATCAAGACCGTCGTCGAAGAGTCCATCGTTCCGGTCATCGAGACCGGTACCGGCAACTGCCACGTCTACGTCGACGCCCAGGCCGACCTGGACATGGCCGTGGACATCCTCGTCAACTCCAAGGCCCAGCGGCCCTCCGTCTGCAACGCCGCGGAGACCCTCCTCGTGCACCGCGACATCGCCGCCGCCTTCCTGCCGCGCGCCCTCGACGCGCTCGCCGAGGCCGGCGTGACCGTCCACGGCGACGGACAGGTGCTGGCCGCCGCCGAGGGCGGCAAGGTCACCGCCGTCCCCGCCACCGACGAGGACTGGGCCGCCGAGTACCTGTCGTACGACATCGCCGCCGCCGTCGTGGACTCCCTCGACGACGCCGTCGCCCACATCCGCCGCTGGACCTCCGGCCACACCGAGGCGATCGTCACCACCTCGCAGGCCGCCGCCCGCCGCTTCACCCAGCTGGTCGACTCGACCACGGTCGCCGTGAACGCCTCCACCCGGTTCACGGACGGTGGCCAGTTCGGCTTCGGCGCCGAGATCGGCATCTCCACCCAGAAGCTGCACGCCCGGGGCCCCATGGGCCTTCCCGAGCTGACCTCCACCAAGTACATCGTCACCGGCGACGGTCACGTCCGGTAA
- a CDS encoding bifunctional glycosyltransferase/CDP-glycerol:glycerophosphate glycerophosphotransferase has product MHVPDVSVVVIVYNDAERLPAAVQSVLDQTLHGVEVVIVDDCSKDRSYAVARELEAANPGRVRAFQLPENSGGCGAPRNHGIKQATGTYVMFLDSDDVLDRNACRNMLAAAERTGSDLVSGMCVRVHLDNRWGKTTEWYPWIYSRTRTLESITEYPDLLVYDTLSTNKCYRRAFLLEQGLEFPVGIHYEDLLFSAQAYVAARRITLIPNHVYYWNVVEKAAAKSISNRRHEIANFVHRMEIHRRVDELLAAKGHTAIKTAKDAKFLKHDLVLHLRDLPLLGDAYRQEFARLANGYLAGIDPAAYENVTYLQAICAYLLGKEDWKNLLPAADAMTNKGRLSSPLAERDGRVYWCAEHLDDAEGRRILDVTGQGFHTAPLSSLALGNRLTSYEDDGRGTVTLSGTVVNPLGRIQEDAGLKASLEFRARRQIGVRSFSFPVATVRHAGNTIEWTATADIGSTVRPLGIIDAVWDVRLKLTAGADKLTTRVSVGGVDLESAARLRVRPRLTRLVSDRFEPEVTKKGNLSYVLTAEGPAAVRTQTLLGSAMHGKAAGLVKRSLRRALKARRNIGSGEQKVKVYHEVFSKLPVKKGTVVFESHMGKQYSDSPKAIYEELVRQGAPFEAIWSYAGAKPTGFPEQATLVKRWSWQYLRALAQAEYWVDNQGFPLALTKRPGTTYIQTWHGSALKRMGFHEPRTKAQGKTAQDRFQKAVDRFDHFLIRSEHDVRTLAKGFRLRDEVLLRTGYPRNDALVEAHRAEAQSGERVRGPLAAELGIDPDKRVLLYAPTFRASADGTVEGFEFPFDVEEFADRLGDRFTLLVRTHYLNSVSLPPSVAGRVVDVSRHHDITPLLALADGLITDYSSVMFDYAVLDRPMLFFAYDYEKYSTDIRGTYFDLKEKAPGPVVATADELMQAVSAFDEADAKYAEARERFLAEFGEYDRGDAARRIVEKFFTRSGK; this is encoded by the coding sequence GTGCACGTGCCTGACGTCTCCGTGGTCGTCATCGTCTACAACGACGCAGAGCGTCTGCCGGCGGCCGTCCAGTCGGTTCTGGACCAGACCCTGCACGGGGTCGAGGTCGTGATCGTGGACGACTGCAGCAAGGACCGTTCCTACGCGGTCGCCCGGGAGCTGGAAGCCGCGAACCCGGGGCGGGTGCGGGCCTTCCAGCTGCCCGAGAACAGCGGGGGCTGCGGCGCCCCCCGCAACCACGGCATCAAGCAGGCCACCGGCACCTACGTCATGTTCCTGGACAGCGACGACGTCCTGGACCGCAACGCCTGCCGGAACATGCTGGCGGCCGCCGAGCGGACCGGATCCGACCTGGTCTCGGGCATGTGCGTGCGCGTGCACCTCGACAACCGGTGGGGCAAGACCACCGAGTGGTACCCGTGGATCTACTCCCGCACCCGGACGCTGGAGTCCATCACCGAGTACCCGGACCTGCTGGTCTACGACACCCTCTCCACGAACAAGTGCTACCGGCGCGCGTTCCTGCTGGAGCAGGGCCTGGAGTTCCCGGTGGGCATCCACTACGAGGACCTGCTGTTCTCGGCGCAGGCCTACGTCGCCGCCCGCCGGATCACGCTGATCCCCAACCACGTCTACTACTGGAACGTGGTCGAGAAGGCCGCCGCCAAGTCGATCAGCAACCGGCGCCACGAGATCGCGAACTTCGTCCACCGGATGGAGATCCACCGCCGGGTCGACGAGCTGCTCGCGGCCAAGGGCCACACGGCCATCAAGACGGCGAAGGACGCCAAGTTCCTCAAGCACGACCTCGTGCTGCACCTGCGCGACCTGCCGCTGCTGGGCGACGCCTACCGCCAGGAGTTCGCCCGGCTCGCCAACGGCTACCTGGCCGGCATCGACCCGGCCGCGTACGAGAACGTCACGTACCTCCAGGCCATCTGCGCCTACCTGCTCGGCAAGGAGGACTGGAAGAACCTCCTCCCGGCCGCCGACGCGATGACCAACAAGGGCCGGCTGTCCTCCCCGCTGGCCGAACGCGACGGGCGGGTCTACTGGTGCGCCGAGCACCTCGACGACGCCGAGGGCCGCCGGATACTGGACGTCACCGGCCAGGGCTTCCACACGGCCCCGCTGTCCTCCCTGGCCCTGGGCAACCGCCTGACCTCGTACGAGGACGACGGGCGCGGCACCGTCACCCTGTCCGGCACGGTCGTGAACCCCCTGGGCCGCATCCAGGAGGACGCCGGTCTGAAGGCCTCCCTGGAGTTCCGGGCCCGCCGGCAGATCGGCGTCCGCTCCTTCAGCTTCCCGGTGGCAACCGTGCGCCACGCCGGTAACACGATCGAGTGGACCGCCACCGCCGACATCGGCAGCACCGTCCGCCCCCTCGGCATCATCGACGCCGTCTGGGACGTGCGCCTGAAGCTGACGGCCGGCGCCGACAAGCTCACCACCCGCGTCTCGGTCGGCGGCGTCGACCTGGAGTCGGCAGCCCGGCTGCGGGTGCGCCCGCGCCTGACCCGGCTGGTCTCGGACCGCTTCGAGCCCGAGGTGACCAAGAAGGGCAACCTCTCCTACGTCCTGACCGCCGAGGGCCCCGCGGCCGTGCGCACCCAGACGCTGCTCGGCAGCGCCATGCACGGCAAGGCCGCCGGCCTGGTCAAGCGGAGCCTGCGCCGGGCCCTGAAGGCCCGCCGCAACATCGGCTCGGGCGAGCAGAAGGTGAAGGTCTACCACGAGGTCTTCTCGAAGCTGCCGGTCAAGAAGGGCACGGTCGTCTTCGAGAGCCACATGGGCAAGCAGTACAGCGACAGCCCCAAGGCGATCTACGAGGAGCTGGTCCGCCAGGGCGCCCCCTTCGAGGCGATCTGGTCCTACGCCGGCGCCAAGCCCACCGGCTTCCCCGAGCAGGCCACCCTCGTCAAGCGCTGGAGCTGGCAGTACCTGCGGGCCCTGGCACAGGCCGAGTACTGGGTCGACAACCAGGGGTTCCCGCTGGCACTGACCAAGCGCCCCGGGACCACGTACATCCAGACCTGGCACGGCTCCGCACTCAAGCGCATGGGCTTCCACGAGCCCCGCACCAAAGCGCAGGGCAAGACCGCCCAGGACCGCTTCCAGAAGGCCGTCGACCGCTTCGACCACTTCCTGATCCGCTCCGAGCACGACGTGCGCACCCTCGCCAAGGGCTTCCGGCTGCGCGACGAGGTGCTGCTGCGCACCGGCTACCCGCGCAACGACGCCCTGGTCGAGGCCCACCGCGCCGAGGCGCAGAGCGGGGAGCGCGTGCGCGGCCCGCTCGCCGCCGAGCTGGGCATCGACCCGGACAAGCGGGTGCTGCTGTACGCGCCGACGTTCCGGGCGAGCGCGGACGGCACGGTGGAGGGCTTCGAGTTCCCCTTCGACGTGGAGGAGTTCGCGGACCGGCTCGGCGACCGCTTCACGCTGCTGGTGCGCACCCACTACCTCAACAGCGTCTCGCTGCCGCCGTCGGTGGCGGGCCGGGTGGTCGACGTGTCCCGGCACCACGACATCACCCCGCTGCTGGCGCTCGCCGACGGGCTGATCACCGACTACTCGTCCGTGATGTTCGACTACGCGGTGCTGGACCGGCCGATGCTCTTCTTCGCGTACGACTACGAGAAGTACTCCACCGACATCCGCGGCACCTACTTCGACCTGAAGGAGAAGGCGCCCGGCCCCGTGGTGGCCACGGCGGACGAGCTGATGCAGGCCGTCTCCGCCTTCGACGAGGCCGACGCCAAGTACGCGGAGGCCCGGGAGCGTTTCCTCGCCGAGTTCGGCGAATACGACCGCGGGGACGCGGCCCGCCGGATCGTAGAGAAGTTCTTCACCAGGAGCGGCAAGTGA